A window from Chlamydia gallinacea 08-1274/3 encodes these proteins:
- the mnmG gene encoding tRNA uridine-5-carboxymethylaminomethyl(34) synthesis enzyme MnmG, whose protein sequence is MWTHPIRYDVIVVGAGHAGCEAAFCSAKMGVSTLLLTSNLDTIAKLSCNPAIGGIGKGHIVREIDALGGIMAEVADLSGIQFRMLNQTKGPAVRAPRAQVDKQMYHIHMKRLLEELPGLHIMQGTVESLLDQDCRIQGVTTKEGIAYLGKTVILSSGTFMRGLIHIGDKNFSGGRLGDPGSTGLSLSLKQRGFPLSRLKTGTPPRLLASSIDFSMTEEQAGDIGVGFVHRATPFTPPLPQVSCYITHTTEQTKEIISKNIHLSALYGGRIEGIGPRYCPSIEDKVIKFSEKDRHLIFLEPEGINTREVYVNGLSTSMPFDVQYHMIRSVQGLENAIITRPAYAIEYDYVHGNVIYPTLETKIIEGLFLCGQINGTTGYEEAAAQGLIAGINAVNKVLANPPFIPTRQESYIGVMIDDLTTQVLDEPYRMFTSRAEHRLLLRQDNACLRLSHYGRELGLLSKERYEVFENQKRIVEEEKIRLSKTFRKYGNSIVPLTKVLCRPEVSYATLKETFPDDVRDFGSILNASLEMDIKYSGYVERQKALIQNLSKSENMVIPEDIDYQSISALSLEAREKLSKFTPRTIGSASRISGIANADIQVLMIAIKKHVYHQKL, encoded by the coding sequence ATGTGGACTCACCCTATTCGCTATGACGTTATTGTAGTTGGTGCTGGGCATGCAGGTTGTGAAGCTGCATTTTGTTCTGCAAAAATGGGTGTATCAACATTACTGCTAACTTCCAATTTGGATACGATAGCTAAGCTGAGCTGTAATCCTGCCATCGGTGGTATTGGGAAAGGGCATATTGTGCGAGAGATCGATGCCCTTGGTGGTATTATGGCAGAGGTGGCTGATTTGTCTGGAATACAATTTCGTATGTTAAATCAGACTAAAGGACCGGCTGTTCGAGCCCCAAGAGCTCAGGTTGATAAGCAAATGTATCATATTCATATGAAGCGCTTATTAGAAGAGCTCCCTGGGCTGCATATTATGCAAGGTACGGTGGAATCTTTATTAGATCAGGATTGTCGTATTCAAGGAGTCACAACTAAAGAAGGCATTGCGTACTTAGGAAAGACAGTGATTTTGTCTTCGGGAACGTTTATGCGTGGTTTAATTCATATTGGTGATAAAAATTTCTCTGGAGGCCGCCTTGGGGATCCTGGATCTACAGGGTTATCTTTATCATTAAAACAGCGTGGTTTCCCATTAAGCAGACTAAAAACAGGAACTCCGCCTCGTTTATTAGCATCTTCTATTGATTTTTCCATGACTGAAGAACAGGCAGGAGATATCGGTGTGGGATTTGTTCATAGAGCAACTCCCTTTACCCCACCCCTTCCTCAAGTTTCATGCTATATTACGCACACCACTGAACAGACAAAGGAAATTATCTCTAAAAATATTCACTTATCTGCCCTATATGGGGGACGTATTGAGGGTATTGGTCCTCGCTACTGCCCTTCTATCGAAGACAAAGTCATTAAATTCTCTGAAAAAGATCGCCACCTCATCTTTTTAGAACCTGAGGGCATAAATACACGAGAGGTCTATGTAAACGGACTATCTACATCAATGCCCTTTGATGTTCAATACCACATGATTCGCTCTGTACAAGGACTAGAAAACGCTATCATTACTCGTCCCGCCTATGCTATAGAATATGATTATGTACATGGCAATGTCATTTACCCCACCCTAGAAACTAAGATTATAGAAGGCCTATTTCTGTGTGGACAAATTAACGGAACCACGGGTTATGAAGAAGCTGCAGCTCAAGGTTTAATAGCCGGAATTAATGCAGTAAATAAAGTACTTGCGAATCCACCGTTCATCCCTACCCGGCAAGAATCTTATATTGGCGTGATGATTGATGATCTGACTACACAGGTATTAGATGAGCCTTACCGCATGTTTACAAGTCGAGCGGAACACCGCTTACTTCTTAGGCAAGATAATGCTTGCCTCCGTCTATCCCACTATGGAAGAGAGTTAGGGTTACTAAGCAAAGAACGTTATGAGGTATTTGAAAATCAAAAACGCATTGTAGAAGAAGAAAAGATTCGTTTAAGTAAAACATTTAGAAAATATGGAAATTCTATAGTTCCCCTAACTAAGGTGTTATGTCGCCCCGAGGTATCTTACGCTACCTTAAAAGAAACTTTCCCAGATGATGTGCGTGATTTTGGTAGTATACTCAATGCTTCTTTAGAAATGGATATTAAGTATTCGGGATATGTCGAACGCCAGAAAGCTTTGATTCAAAATTTATCCAAATCAGAAAATATGGTGATCCCTGAAGATATTGATTACCAAAGTATTTCTGCCCTAAGCTTAGAAGCAAGAGAAAAATTATCAAAATTCACCCCAAGAACTATAGGTTCTGCATCAAGAATATCTGGGATTGCTAATGCTGACATTCAAGTACTCATGATCGCTATAAAAAAACATGTTTACCATCAAAAATTGTAA
- a CDS encoding AURKAIP1/COX24 domain-containing protein, producing MSSVKKKRRLKIAKHKRKKRRRRDRHKNK from the coding sequence ATGTCATCTGTTAAGAAAAAACGAAGACTTAAAATCGCTAAACATAAGCGTAAAAAAAGACGCCGAAGAGATCGTCATAAAAATAAATAA
- a CDS encoding CDP-alcohol phosphatidyltransferase family protein yields the protein MRRLCNLLSLSRIWLALLFFQEKGHLRLLVILGAMLSDVLDGYLARRYKATSRFGSMLDPLTDKFFVFICVAILYWEGSLSLSHLLLIFARDIFLVLFAIYLSAVCGWRGYNYRALFFGKVFTIAQFIILLGVTTGVKIPVLGLTPLIILGCLYFIERVIDYNKQCLD from the coding sequence ATGAGACGACTCTGTAATTTACTTTCTCTATCACGTATATGGCTAGCTTTGCTTTTTTTTCAGGAAAAGGGGCATTTGCGTTTATTGGTGATTTTAGGCGCAATGCTGAGTGATGTTTTAGACGGTTATCTTGCCCGCCGTTATAAAGCTACAAGTCGTTTTGGCTCAATGTTAGACCCCTTGACAGATAAGTTTTTTGTGTTCATCTGTGTTGCAATTCTTTATTGGGAAGGGTCTTTATCTCTTTCGCATTTGTTATTAATTTTTGCTAGGGACATTTTTCTAGTTTTATTTGCTATTTATCTCTCTGCTGTTTGTGGGTGGCGGGGGTATAACTATCGAGCGCTATTTTTTGGTAAGGTTTTCACAATTGCTCAGTTCATTATTTTACTGGGAGTTACTACTGGAGTGAAAATCCCTGTTTTGGGCTTAACTCCGTTAATTATTCTTGGGTGCTTGTACTTTATTGAGCGCGTTATTGATTATAACAAGCAATGTCTTGATTGA
- the npt2 gene encoding NTP/H+ exchange transporter Npt2: MQSLEVKPFSRLRAYLCPIYRSEFPKFIPLFFLAFFVGFNYCLLKSMKDTLVVVGSDAGAEVIPFLKVWGIVPGAVIITMIYGWLSNRCPRDTVFYCFIGSFLGFFCLFALVIYPLGDSLHLHALANKLQQWLPQGLRGFIVMIRYWSYSLYYVMSELWSSVVLSTLFWGLANQVTSVKEAGRFYALINTGLNLSSVFAGEISYWMGKHSLFVFSFVKDRWHEVMLNLTILIMLAGLSMIWLYRRVHLLTKDQYSFSPGGASSVEECAASTKTKKKTKTKAKSLFLYLIRSRYLLGVAIIVLSYNLVIHLFEVVWKDQVSQIYNSHVEFNGYMSRITTLIGIVSVLAALFLSGQSIRKWGWGFGALTTPIVMLVSGILFFGAIFAVKRDIMIFGGLFNMAPMAIVAWIGGIQNVLSRSAKFTFFDQTKEMAFIPLPNDEKIFGKAAIDGVVSRIGKSGGSLIYQGLLVIFTSVAASVNVIAVVLFAIMVLWIVSVILIGKEYSIRASSCLAENVTSSFTEVVDESLEEEGASSDKEEVVLL; this comes from the coding sequence ATGCAGTCATTAGAAGTAAAACCTTTTTCAAGACTGCGGGCTTACCTCTGCCCCATATATCGATCAGAATTTCCCAAATTTATTCCTCTTTTCTTTCTCGCTTTTTTTGTGGGATTTAACTACTGCCTACTTAAAAGTATGAAGGATACGTTAGTTGTTGTGGGTTCTGATGCTGGTGCAGAAGTTATACCGTTTTTAAAGGTCTGGGGAATAGTCCCTGGAGCCGTAATTATTACCATGATCTACGGGTGGCTAAGTAATCGGTGTCCTAGGGACACCGTTTTTTATTGCTTTATTGGTAGTTTTTTAGGTTTCTTTTGTTTATTTGCTTTGGTGATCTATCCATTGGGAGATAGCTTACATCTTCATGCCCTGGCGAATAAATTACAGCAATGGCTACCTCAAGGATTACGCGGCTTTATTGTAATGATTCGTTACTGGAGCTACAGCTTATATTATGTTATGTCTGAGTTATGGAGCTCTGTTGTTCTTTCTACCCTATTTTGGGGATTGGCTAATCAAGTAACTAGTGTTAAAGAAGCGGGCAGATTTTATGCTTTAATTAATACGGGTTTAAATCTTTCCTCTGTGTTCGCAGGAGAAATTTCTTATTGGATGGGCAAACACTCCCTCTTTGTATTTTCATTTGTTAAGGATAGATGGCATGAAGTTATGCTAAACTTGACAATTCTAATTATGCTCGCTGGATTGAGTATGATTTGGCTGTATCGTCGAGTTCATCTTCTTACAAAGGATCAATACAGTTTTTCTCCTGGAGGTGCTTCTTCAGTAGAAGAATGTGCTGCGAGCACTAAAACAAAGAAAAAAACAAAAACCAAAGCAAAAAGCCTTTTCCTTTATCTTATACGTTCTCGCTATCTTTTAGGGGTGGCAATCATTGTTCTCTCCTATAATTTGGTCATTCATTTATTTGAGGTCGTTTGGAAAGATCAAGTCAGTCAAATTTATAATTCCCATGTAGAGTTTAATGGTTACATGAGTAGAATTACAACTTTGATTGGTATTGTTTCTGTATTAGCCGCACTCTTCCTTTCAGGACAAAGTATTCGTAAATGGGGATGGGGTTTTGGAGCTTTAACTACTCCAATTGTTATGTTAGTGAGTGGAATTCTATTTTTTGGAGCCATTTTTGCTGTAAAAAGAGACATTATGATTTTTGGAGGGCTATTTAATATGGCCCCCATGGCAATAGTTGCTTGGATTGGCGGTATACAAAACGTCCTTTCTCGTTCGGCTAAGTTTACCTTTTTTGATCAAACAAAAGAAATGGCCTTTATCCCCTTACCGAATGATGAAAAGATTTTTGGTAAGGCAGCCATAGATGGCGTAGTCTCCCGCATTGGTAAATCAGGAGGGTCATTAATTTATCAGGGATTATTGGTGATTTTTACTTCTGTAGCAGCAAGCGTTAATGTGATTGCCGTAGTTCTCTTTGCTATTATGGTTTTATGGATTGTTTCCGTGATTTTAATAGGAAAGGAATACAGTATACGAGCATCTAGTTGTCTTGCTGAGAACGTCACTTCATCATTCACTGAAGTAGTTGACGAATCTTTAGAAGAGGAGGGAGCTTCTTCTGATAAAGAAGAGGTCGTTTTGCTGTAG
- the dnaB gene encoding replicative DNA helicase yields the protein MTAQANKTSPLKLPGLPNSKEAEMIVLGAMLTGVNYLNLAANQLNEEDFYYLENKIIFRVLQDAFKQDRPMDVLLAGEELKRRNNLNVIGGPGYLISLADFAGTTAYIEEYIQIILSKSILRKMIQTAKEIEKQAIEEPKDVAVALDEAQAALFKISQTTSLTPYVLVSDKLQGLTSAQDKPFLIQLQEKQEFFQQHAHSGDALPISGLATHFIDLDKLVNGFSPSNLMILAARPAMGKTALALNIAENMCFHNRIPIGIFSLEMTVDQLIHRIICSRSEVESRRINVGDLSGQDFQRIVSVVNEMQQHTLLIDDQPGLKVTDLRARARRMKESYDIQFLIIDYLQLLSGSGTLHSTESRQIEISEISRMLKTLARELDIPILCLSQLSRKVEDRANHRPLMSDLRESGSIEQDSDLIMFLLRREYYDPNDKPGTAELIVAKNRHGSIGSIPLVFEKELARFRNYSAFEFPG from the coding sequence ATGACAGCACAAGCAAATAAAACCTCTCCACTTAAATTGCCCGGTCTTCCCAACTCCAAGGAAGCAGAAATGATTGTTCTTGGAGCTATGCTTACTGGTGTGAACTACCTGAATCTTGCTGCTAATCAACTAAATGAAGAAGATTTTTATTATCTAGAAAACAAAATTATTTTCCGTGTTCTTCAGGATGCCTTTAAACAAGATAGACCTATGGACGTCCTTCTTGCTGGTGAAGAGCTGAAGCGTAGGAATAACCTCAATGTCATTGGTGGCCCAGGGTACTTAATTTCTTTAGCCGACTTTGCTGGAACTACGGCCTATATCGAAGAGTATATTCAAATCATTCTTTCTAAATCCATTTTAAGAAAGATGATTCAAACAGCAAAAGAAATAGAAAAACAGGCAATAGAAGAACCGAAAGATGTTGCCGTTGCTTTAGATGAAGCGCAAGCTGCTCTATTTAAAATTAGCCAAACCACATCCCTCACACCCTATGTCCTTGTTTCTGACAAACTCCAAGGTTTAACTTCTGCACAAGACAAGCCCTTCCTGATTCAATTACAAGAAAAACAAGAGTTTTTTCAACAGCACGCGCATTCCGGAGATGCTCTCCCTATTTCTGGGTTAGCTACACACTTCATTGACTTGGATAAATTGGTTAACGGATTTTCTCCTTCTAATCTTATGATTCTTGCTGCACGTCCTGCTATGGGTAAGACCGCTCTAGCCTTAAATATTGCGGAAAATATGTGTTTCCACAATCGGATTCCAATAGGCATTTTTTCTTTAGAAATGACTGTAGACCAACTCATTCATAGAATTATTTGTTCTCGCTCCGAAGTAGAATCTAGAAGAATCAATGTGGGAGATCTATCCGGACAGGATTTTCAACGCATCGTCTCTGTTGTTAATGAAATGCAACAGCATACGTTATTAATTGATGATCAACCCGGGTTAAAAGTTACTGATCTTAGAGCGCGAGCTAGAAGAATGAAAGAAAGCTATGATATTCAATTTTTAATTATTGATTATCTACAGCTACTTTCCGGCTCAGGAACTTTACATTCTACAGAAAGTCGTCAAATAGAAATTTCAGAAATTTCTCGAATGTTAAAAACTTTAGCCAGAGAATTGGATATCCCCATCCTCTGTCTATCTCAGCTATCTAGAAAAGTAGAGGATAGAGCTAACCATCGCCCCTTAATGAGCGATTTAAGAGAAAGTGGAAGTATTGAGCAAGACTCTGACCTAATCATGTTTCTCTTACGTCGAGAATACTACGATCCCAATGATAAACCTGGGACAGCAGAACTCATTGTGGCAAAGAACCGTCATGGATCCATCGGTTCTATTCCCTTGGTTTTTGAAAAAGAGTTAGCTCGTTTTAGAAACTACTCTGCCTTTGAATTTCCTGGATAA